DNA sequence from the Gemmatimonadota bacterium genome:
CGCTCCCTGTATGGGCGATTGGCCTTCTTGCCGATGGCGATAGATATTTTCGACAATGACGATGGCGTTATCGACGAGCATGCCGAGTGCGAGGATCAGGCTAAATAAAACGATCATATTGAGCGTGATGCCCATGATGGAGATAATGACAAAGGCAATGAGCATAGAGAGGGGAATGGCGATACCGACAAAAAAGGCATTGCGGAGGCCCAGGAAGAAGAGGAGTACCAGAATGACGAGGATGAGGCCAGATATGATATTGTTTTCGAGGTCTTTGACCATCAGGCGAATGTCTTCGGACTGGTCGCCCAAGATGGTGATTTGTGTGCCTGCGGGAAGGGTGGGTTTCAATTCGTCGAGCGCGATTTTAATCTGATCGGCAATGGCAATTAGATTTTCACCGCTGCGTTTGACAATTTCGAGGCTCACACTGGGTTTGTGGTTGAGGCGGGCGTAATTTGTGCGGTCCTTAAACCCATATACGACATCGGCGACATCGCGAATATAGACCGGGCGGCCCTGCGACGCTTTGATGAGGAGGTCGCCAATTTGAGGAACGGTTTCAAGCTCGCCAGGCACGCGCACGGCGTATTTGTATGCGCCCATATCCACGCTGCCGCCGGGAAGGGTTAAATTTTCGCGTTGAATCGCTTCGATTACGTCCTGGATGGCGAGTTTGTAGGCGACGAGGCGGTCGGGATCGACATCGACTTTGACTTCGTGTTCGAGACCACCCACCACGCGTACTTCGAGGATGCCAGGGATAGTTTCGATATGATCGGCGAAGTCTTCGGCAATTTCTTTGAGCCGAATAAGCCCATAGTCGGCCGACAATGCGACGATCATCATGGGGATATTGGAAAAGTTGACTTCGAGGACCACGGGGTCTTCTGCATCATCGGGTAATTCTGCCTTGGCCAGATCGACCTTGTCTTTGACGCGCTGAAGGGCATTGTCAATGTCGGTATTGGGATTAAACTCGACTGTGATTGACGAAGCACCTTCGACCGAACTCGAGCGGATTACTTTGACGTTTTCAATGGATTGAAGTTCTTTTTCCAGGGGTCGGGTGATGAGGTTTTCAACATCTTGAGGCGAGGCGCCGATATAGGGTGTGCTGACGATGATAAGGGGTATGGTAATATCTGGCGCGGCTTCGCGGGGAAGCGACAGATAAGCCGAGATACCCGATATGATCAGGATGCCGACAAAGACATAAACGGTGATGCGATGTTTGAGCGCGTATGCAGTGATGGTCATGGAAGGGGTTCCGCATATTTTATTGCCA
Encoded proteins:
- a CDS encoding efflux RND transporter permease subunit gives rise to the protein MTITAYALKHRITVYVFVGILIISGISAYLSLPREAAPDITIPLIIVSTPYIGASPQDVENLITRPLEKELQSIENVKVIRSSSVEGASSITVEFNPNTDIDNALQRVKDKVDLAKAELPDDAEDPVVLEVNFSNIPMMIVALSADYGLIRLKEIAEDFADHIETIPGILEVRVVGGLEHEVKVDVDPDRLVAYKLAIQDVIEAIQRENLTLPGGSVDMGAYKYAVRVPGELETVPQIGDLLIKASQGRPVYIRDVADVVYGFKDRTNYARLNHKPSVSLEIVKRSGENLIAIADQIKIALDELKPTLPAGTQITILGDQSEDIRLMVKDLENNIISGLILVILVLLFFLGLRNAFFVGIAIPLSMLIAFVIISIMGITLNMIVLFSLILALGMLVDNAIVIVENIYRHRQEGQSPIQGALEGTGEVAWPVITSTLTTLCAFAPMIVWPALRANIS